The region AGTTGAGATAACGGATAAGATCTGCAATCTGTACATGCCCTGCGCCTTCTGTGACCTTTTCAACATTAAATGCCTGACTTACTTCACCGGTAATTTCTGTAGATGAATTCGTCAAAATCGTCGGTTTATATCCGTGATCGTTTGCAAGTTTCGATGCCAACTCTTCATCAGGGGAGGTTGTCAGAATGATAAACTCAGGAACACCTTCTTTGCCGATCTCTTTCCTGAATCCCTGATACATCTCATCATTGATCGTACGGATCGTGTATTTTCCGAATTGCATCGCGGTATTTTTTGCATCCACGATCGCATCGGCATGAGCTCTCAGATAGGTAAAATATTCGTAATCCTTTTTTGATCCGATCGGCCAGTATCCTTTCTCTTTTACGATAATCTTCCCGTCGATACTCGATACAAAACTGGTGAACATATACGGCCGGTTTGCGGGTTTTTGAAAATCAAATGGTTGACGTGTCATGTTGTTTTTTACTGGTTCCCAGGTCAAGCCTGGGATAACAGACAAGTAAATTAAATATATTATAACTGTCATCCTGAACTTGATTCAGGATCCAGTTTTATTTTATCATTTCTTTATAAAGATCATTCCATTGCGGATTTTTCGACTCGATTAGCTCTAATTTCCAGGCTCTTTTCCAAGCTTTTAACTGTTTTTCACGCCTTAAAGCTCGATTTACATCATTAAATACTTCATAATAAACGAGAATATGTACGTTATACTGAGCAGTAAATCCTTTCACTATTTTATTTCTATGTTCCCAAGTACGTTTAATCAGATCAGAAGTAACTCCAATATAAAGTGTTCCGTTGCGTTGACTTGCCAATATGTATACAAAATATGTTCCCATTATTGTGCTGGATCCCAGGTCAAGCCTGGGATGACAATGCACCTGTAAAGAATTTCAAGCGGATTATAAACATTAACTTCTCCCTTAGTTCACAATCACCTTCGATTTTTTTGCATCCTTTTTCAGCCAGTTCACACCGATATAGACAAGAGGTGTCTCAATGACGGACATCGAACATTTAAGAAGCCAGTACGGCAGAATCAAACTGAACAAGAAGGAAACATTCTCATCAAATCCGCGATCCAGAGAATAAAATGCCAAGGTCATAAAGAGCGCAGTATCAATAAACTGTGCAATAAAGTTCGAAGCATTGTTCCTCAGCCATAACTTACTTTTTCCCATTCTCTTTCTGATTTTGCTGAAAATCGCAATATCCAGAAAGTCGGCAACTGCAAACGCAGTCAGACTTGCGATGGTAATACGTAATGATTTTCCGAAAACAGAATCATAGGCCGCTTCACTCTCCGCAAATCTGCCGGAAGGGGGAAGAGAGATCGAAAGAACGATAAAGAGCATCAACAGAACGATCATCGTGAGACCCGTTCGGACAATACTCCGTGCGCGCTCCGCTCCGTATACTTCAATAACAACGTCATTGATGGTAAACAACAACGGAAGAAGGAATATTGCAACACTGGCATTCAAAGTATACGTCCCGAAAGTCACAAGAGGAAATGTTTTGGCACCCATCAGTTCCGAAACGATAA is a window of Candidatus Roizmanbacteria bacterium DNA encoding:
- a CDS encoding RibD family protein, producing MTRQPFDFQKPANRPYMFTSFVSSIDGKIIVKEKGYWPIGSKKDYEYFTYLRAHADAIVDAKNTAMQFGKYTIRTINDEMYQGFRKEIGKEGVPEFIILTTSPDEELASKLANDHGYKPTILTNSSTEITGEVSQAFNVEKVTEGAGHVQIADLIRYLNSKGHQNVFIDGGPTLIAQLLQENVLDEVHLTIAPKIFGSLPGKTLTMTEGILFPSDAVPQFELLNVEKLDDEVVLRYRRS
- a CDS encoding GIY-YIG nuclease family protein: MGTYFVYILASQRNGTLYIGVTSDLIKRTWEHRNKIVKGFTAQYNVHILVYYEVFNDVNRALRREKQLKAWKRAWKLELIESKNPQWNDLYKEMIK
- a CDS encoding queuosine precursor transporter, which gives rise to MFNIQKMDLLVGVYIFGIIVSELMGAKTFPLVTFGTYTLNASVAIFLLPLLFTINDVVIEVYGAERARSIVRTGLTMIVLLMLFIVLSISLPPSGRFAESEAAYDSVFGKSLRITIASLTAFAVADFLDIAIFSKIRKRMGKSKLWLRNNASNFIAQFIDTALFMTLAFYSLDRGFDENVSFLFSLILPYWLLKCSMSVIETPLVYIGVNWLKKDAKKSKVIVN